The genomic region GATGCGAAGGGCTTCACGAGCCTGGCTACCCATCGGTCGTATCCCATAAGCCTTGCCGGCCTCGATCAACCGTTCCCAGGCCGTGATCAATCCGTCCGCCGGGAGTAGAATCTCATAATCCTCTTCACCCGTTTCCTCCGTGCGCACGATCAGGGCGGCCTGCCCGCCGATCGTCGCGGGAACAAAATTGACGGGCTTGAGATCCGTTACGTCCGCGCCGAAGGCCGCCTTCACCGACATCGCGGCTTTCGGACCGCTGACGAGCAACAGCCCCCAGGTCTCCGCGCCATTGTCCATCTTGGCCTTGGTGCCGTAGAGGAGGAATTTGCGCAATGCGCTGTAGGTCGTCTCACCGATTTCGCCGACGTCTTCCAGCATGACCGCGTCGGCCAGCATATACACCCGGAAATACGTGAGCATTTTCCCTTTGTGCGTCAGGAAGCTCGAATACCGGCCTTGGCCAGGCTGAAGAGGCAGGAGGTCGTTGCTGATGACGCTCTGAAGCCATTTCACCCGATCCTCGCCGGTCACGCGCAATTTACCCCGGTGCGACAGGTCGGCCAGCCCCACGGATTCACGCGCCGCCCGGTGCTCGGCGGCGACGTCGCCGTAATGGGCGGGCATGCTCCAACCGGTCACGTCCTCGAAGGCTGCTCCGAGGCGGATATGGTGATCGTGCAAGCGGGATTGCTTTGGCATGAAATGTTCAATCGTGAATGTTTAATGTTGAATTGAAGTCATTCAGCGTTGAGCGTCGACAGAACTTCCTCGACCAATTCTCTCGTACGTGCCGAGAATTCGTTTCGCGAGACGATCTTCGTGACGCCCAAGGATTTGGCCCGGTTCCACGTATCCACTTCTTCGTGATTCGCAAAGGCCAGAACGGGGACTTTCTTCGTCCGAGCGTCGGCCTTCAACGTCTCCAAGGCTTGAAAGGCGTTCAGAACGTCATCGTTCATGTTGAGAATGACCGCGGCCGGCGACCCGGTGGATGAGATGCCCGCGATGTCCTGTTGCGAGCGGGCTCGTTCAAGCCTGAAGCCTCTGGGGCGCAGGGCATCGCGGACCTTCGTATAAAAGAAGATGTCGGTCACGCCGACGAGGATGGTGTGTCCGGTTGGCTGATCGGGTTGAGTCATCTGGAAACACTCGTCGTCCAAAATTATTGCGAACTCCGGACCGTCTTAATTCAACGAACTGATCAAACGGCCGAGCGACTTTTTGGCCAGGACGTAGTCCGGATTCAGCAAAAGAGCCTGCTTATAGGCTTCGATCGCATCGGTCCACTGACCTTTCTTCTCGTAGACCCTTCCGAGGTTCAGGTGAGGAAACGCGGGGCTTTCATAGCGTCTCGCCTGCATCGCCTTTTGAAACCAGGGAATCGCCTCGTCGAACTGGCCCTTCTCGATGAGATAGGCGCCGATGTCGTTGTACGGGTTGCCGAAGTCAGGATCCCGGGCAATGGCCATGCGACACTCGTCGATGGCGTCGTCGAGGCGGCCCATAAAACTGTAGGTCCAACCCAAGAACGTATGGGCTTCCGCTGTCGGATGAACCGACAAGGATTGGCGATAGAGCGACACGGCTTCCTCCAACTCATTTTTCATCTGCCGCTCGTACGCCTGTTGGAAGAGGCACCAGGCTTCTCGTTTGTCCTCTTCCCGACCGTCGCCTTGTGTTAAGAAGTCTTGGACATCCATGGCCAGTCTACGAGCAGATGGCGTATGGCATATAGCGTAGGCGCGAAATAAGGTAAGCGCAATCCTTCAGTCCGGCTTTGGCCATATGCTCTTTGCTATACGCTCCTACTCCTGCTTCAGCTTTTTCTTGATCAACTCCGCTCCGTATCGACCGGATAGTAGCATAGACCCGAAAGCCGGTCCCATGCGGGGGGTGCCGTGGACGGCCGAGACGGCCAAGCCTATCACGAAACAATTGGGATAGACCTCACCCGTATGATCCATGACGTCTTCTTCCGAACGGGAGACCCACATGGCGCCGTTGCCCGGCACCTCGGTGTAAAGGCTTCGTTTATGCAGCAGGCTGACGACGACTGCGTCATGACCGGTGGCATCGACGACAATCTTGCTTTCCAAGGCGATCGGATCGACGTGGATGAGATCGTGGCCGGCCATTTCGGCGGTCGTATTATTGACGACCACTCCGTCCAGGGATCCGTCACGGCGGAGAATCAGGTCGACCACCCTCGTGAGATTCAGGACTTTTGCCCCTGCCCGATAAGCCGCGGCGATCAGCGCGCCGGTGGCATGCGGCGGATCCACGATGTACATCCCCTCGCAGTCCTTGATTCTCTTGCAGGGGACATCAATCTCGTCGAGGATCTTATGGGCCGGAGCGCAGATCGTGGCCTTGTTCATCAAGTAGCCGCCGTGCCAGAACCCGCCGCCAAGCGCGAGGTTCTGCTCGACAATGACCGTCTTGAATCCCATGTCGGCCAGATCGTGTGCACAGATCAGTCCGGAGGGTCCCGCGCCGACGATGATGACGTCGCTTTCGATGAGTTGATCGAATTCTTTGTAGTACTCGCGGGCGATCTGTCTGGTGATGTCTCGTTCTCTCAATGGAGCGGGTTTTGGCTTTCCCATCCTTGTGTTCCTTCTGCGAATGCTGAACCGGCCTCCAACTTCGTTCTCAGTCGCTCGTTCCCCTCAACGTACCAAACGACAGTACGCCTCGGGGTCCTCGCTCCCTGCGGCCTTGTTGGGAGGCTGGTTTGAGCATCCGTCTTCGGACTGATCCTAACGGTAAATTTCAGAGCCTGCTTTTCGGAATTCCTCAGACTTTTCCTTCATTCCAATTTGGATGGCTTGCTGCTCGGACACCTGTTTGCTGGCGGCATAGTCCCGCACATCCTGAGTGATCTTCATCGAGCAGAAATGCGGCCCGCACATGCTGCAGAAGTGGGAGACCTTGGCCGCGTTGTCCGGAAGCGTCTCGTCGTGGAATTGCACGGCGGTGTCCGGGTCGAGGGACAGGTTGAATTGGTCCTCCCACCGAAACTCGAACCGCGCCTTCGACAGGGCATTGTCCCTGATCTGAGCGCCCGGATGGCCCTTGGCCAGGTCGGCCGCATGAGCGGCGATCTTGTAGGTCACGACGCCGACTTTCACGTCTTCGCGGTCGGGCAGGCCCAAGTGCTCCTTGGGCGTGACATAGCAGAGCATGGCGCATCCGTACCAGCCGATCATGGCTGCGCCGATTCCCGACGTGATGTGGTCGTAGCCGGGGGCGATGTCGGTGGTGAGCGGGCCGAGCGTATAGAACGGCGCTTCGTGACAGGCCTGCAGCTGCTTCTCCATGTTGACTTTGATCAGGTGCATCGGCACGTGACCCGGTCCCTCGATCATCACTTGCACGTCATGCTGCCAGGCGATCTTCGTCAGCTCGCCCAGGGTTTCAAGCTCCGCGAATTGCGCCTCGTCATTGGCATCGGCGATGGAGCCCGGCCGCAGCCCGTCTCCCAGACTGAAGGAGACGTCGTAGGCCTTCATGATCTCGCAGATTTCTTCGAAGTGCGTATAAGCAAAGTTGTCCTGGTGGTGGGCTAGACACCACTTGGCGTGAATCGAGCCGCCGCGCGACACGATTCCGGTCATGCGCTGCGCGGTCAACGGCACGTAGGCCAGGCGGACGCCGGCATGGATCGTAAAATAGTCGACGCCCTGCTCGGCCTGCTCGATAAGCGTATCCCGATAAATGTCCCAGGTCAGGTCTTCGGCCTTCCCGCCCACCTTTTCGAGCGCCTGGTAGATCGGCACGGTGCCGATCGGAACCGGCGAATTGCGGATGATCCACTCCCGCGTCTCGTGGATGTTCTTTCCCGTGGAGAGATCCATGACCGTATCGGCTCCCCAGCGGATCGACCAGATCATCTTTTCCACTTCTTCTTCGATCGAGGACGCGACGGCGGAGTTCCCGATGTTCGAGTTGATCTTGACCAGAAAATTCCGGCCGATGATCATCGGTTCCGTCTCCGGGTGGTTGATGTTGGCCGGAATGATCGCCCGTCCCCTGGCGACTTCGTCCCGTACGAACTCCGGTGTGATGGTTCGGGGAATGTTCGCGCCCCAAGCCTCCCCCGGATGCTGCACCGTTCCGCCCCCGTGGCCGTTCCGCGAGGCCAATTCGCGTGCGACCTCGCGCGATTGGTTTTCCCTGATTGCGATGAATTCCATCTCGGGTGTGACCACGCCCTTGCGGGCGTAGTGGAGTTGCGTCACATTCTTACCCGGCTTGGCGCGCAGCGGTTTGCGGACGTGCCCGAAGCGCAGATCCGCCAGCTTGGGGTCGGCGGCCCGTGCGCGTCCGTACTCCGAGGTGACGTCCGGGAGCTGCTCGGCGTCCTCGCGCGAACGAATCCACTCCTGACGGGACGGGGCCAACCCGGCTCGAATATCGATGGTGATCGACGGATCGGTGTAGGGACCCGATGTATCGTAGACCGTGATGGGTTCGTTGGGTGTCGGCGCCTCACCCTTCATCGACTTGGTCGGTGACAAGGCGATTTCCCGCATCGGAACCCGCACGCCAGGCTGGGTTCCGGAGACGAAGACCTTCCGCGATGCGGGAAAGGGACTGGTCGTGATCGCCTTCTGGCCGTGACCGTTGTCGGAGCCGTTCTTGCTCATGGCGAGATTCCTTTCGTCTGAACCACCATCGATTGGTCGATCCTCGTTCCGTACAAACTAAAAAGCCGCACCCACGGGGTAGGGGCGGCTCAGAGTCAGCG from Nitrospira japonica harbors:
- the ygfZ gene encoding CAF17-like 4Fe-4S cluster assembly/insertion protein YgfZ, whose translation is MPKQSRLHDHHIRLGAAFEDVTGWSMPAHYGDVAAEHRAARESVGLADLSHRGKLRVTGEDRVKWLQSVISNDLLPLQPGQGRYSSFLTHKGKMLTYFRVYMLADAVMLEDVGEIGETTYSALRKFLLYGTKAKMDNGAETWGLLLVSGPKAAMSVKAAFGADVTDLKPVNFVPATIGGQAALIVRTEETGEEDYEILLPADGLITAWERLIEAGKAYGIRPMGSQAREALRIEAGIPKAGPDLNEDIVPPEANLESKAFSLSKGCYPGQEVVTRMDTYGNVRRHLVGLVVKDSTVPPKGAKLFSGDREIGWISSATRSPQMNAVIALGFPLRDFSTAGSALSIDIDGTRHDATVHTLPFYQKK
- a CDS encoding response regulator encodes the protein MTQPDQPTGHTILVGVTDIFFYTKVRDALRPRGFRLERARSQQDIAGISSTGSPAAVILNMNDDVLNAFQALETLKADARTKKVPVLAFANHEEVDTWNRAKSLGVTKIVSRNEFSARTRELVEEVLSTLNAE
- a CDS encoding tetratricopeptide repeat protein, translated to MDVQDFLTQGDGREEDKREAWCLFQQAYERQMKNELEEAVSLYRQSLSVHPTAEAHTFLGWTYSFMGRLDDAIDECRMAIARDPDFGNPYNDIGAYLIEKGQFDEAIPWFQKAMQARRYESPAFPHLNLGRVYEKKGQWTDAIEAYKQALLLNPDYVLAKKSLGRLISSLN
- a CDS encoding sulfide-dependent adenosine diphosphate thiazole synthase; translated protein: MGKPKPAPLRERDITRQIAREYYKEFDQLIESDVIIVGAGPSGLICAHDLADMGFKTVIVEQNLALGGGFWHGGYLMNKATICAPAHKILDEIDVPCKRIKDCEGMYIVDPPHATGALIAAAYRAGAKVLNLTRVVDLILRRDGSLDGVVVNNTTAEMAGHDLIHVDPIALESKIVVDATGHDAVVVSLLHKRSLYTEVPGNGAMWVSRSEEDVMDHTGEVYPNCFVIGLAVSAVHGTPRMGPAFGSMLLSGRYGAELIKKKLKQE
- the thiC gene encoding phosphomethylpyrimidine synthase ThiC, encoding MSKNGSDNGHGQKAITTSPFPASRKVFVSGTQPGVRVPMREIALSPTKSMKGEAPTPNEPITVYDTSGPYTDPSITIDIRAGLAPSRQEWIRSREDAEQLPDVTSEYGRARAADPKLADLRFGHVRKPLRAKPGKNVTQLHYARKGVVTPEMEFIAIRENQSREVARELASRNGHGGGTVQHPGEAWGANIPRTITPEFVRDEVARGRAIIPANINHPETEPMIIGRNFLVKINSNIGNSAVASSIEEEVEKMIWSIRWGADTVMDLSTGKNIHETREWIIRNSPVPIGTVPIYQALEKVGGKAEDLTWDIYRDTLIEQAEQGVDYFTIHAGVRLAYVPLTAQRMTGIVSRGGSIHAKWCLAHHQDNFAYTHFEEICEIMKAYDVSFSLGDGLRPGSIADANDEAQFAELETLGELTKIAWQHDVQVMIEGPGHVPMHLIKVNMEKQLQACHEAPFYTLGPLTTDIAPGYDHITSGIGAAMIGWYGCAMLCYVTPKEHLGLPDREDVKVGVVTYKIAAHAADLAKGHPGAQIRDNALSKARFEFRWEDQFNLSLDPDTAVQFHDETLPDNAAKVSHFCSMCGPHFCSMKITQDVRDYAASKQVSEQQAIQIGMKEKSEEFRKAGSEIYR